GAGTAATAATTGTTTTTTGGATGAGGGATTTAATCGACATATTTAAATCTTCCTTTTTGAAATAGTTATCGCAGATAGATCGATAATTTCTTTTCTTTTAGCCACAATCAAGCCATCCCATGAGTAGGACTCCTCAAGGGTGTGTTCCGCAACTATATCATATTGCTTTTCTAAAAGATGTTTTATACATACACTGTGAAGGTGATCTGAATGTGTAGAAATAAATATAAAGTCTATCTTTCGGGCATTTATTGACTGATCAGCCCCTAATAGCATTTCATACTCCGCCCCTTGAATATCACTATGCAGTATGCTGAGATTTTTAATATTGTTCTTTATCATCAAATCATCGACACAATAAGTCGGTATATCAAAAGCTTTGGGAATTGTTTTACTGGCAATATACCCATTAATAAATTGCCCCTCACAACCATTAAGATAGAAATTTGTTTTACCTGCAAACAGGCTGCCAATTTCGGGTTCAACCATAAAATTTACAGCATTTTTGACACTTTTTTGAAACCAAATGGAATAAAATGCCCAATAACACCCAAGCTCTAACATTGTTGATCCTGCATGCACATGCTTGATTACTTCTTGAAATATAACTTCTTCCTGTGGCTCATGAACTCCTTTATTTTTAATCAGTAACCGCTCCATGTGTGGGCCATGATATGAGTGGCGGGCTATCTTAATCCCATTATGGAGTATTTGTATATCCCCCTGTCTGCTTCCTGCATCTGCTACTCTTTCGATTTTTGTATTATCAGGACATTCACATGCCAGTCTAATCCTTGCACTCCAATATTTTGAAATATCCCGGCGTTGAGTGATATTAAGTTTTCTTGCTTCCCTCGCCGTAGTCTCAGCTTCGGGAGTTGCATGCTCTGATTTTCTACTATATTTAAATGGATTGAGTTTTTTAATCTTTTCAATCATATTTCAAAAATTCTTAATAGTTATTTTAGATTTTGTCGATGAACTAACTTTGTAATTATACTTGGAAGAATTCGTCCCCCTTCACTTTGATATAATTCCGCCATTTTATTTTTCCATCGACCTTCAACCAAGAATCGTAACTTAATTTTTTCCTCGGAATTTAAGGATGTCCTATTGATGGAATGAATATATCCCGATAAATAAGCGTTCCAATCATTCCAATTTTTCCTGAAAGTTTTGTACATCTCGATTTTGGTAGGTGTTTCTCTTGGTTCTGTAGAGGGATACGAGCCAAGCTTGTGGAATAGTTTTTCTTTTTGAATATAAATATTACCTTCTTGTAGCAACTCAAAAACGAGGAGCATATCCCCACCCATAATATTAAAATTATTACCTAATTTTCTTACTGCTTCTATCAAAGCGAGTCGGTTGAACAATCCATAGATAGGATTAGCTTTACCTAAATTTTCCTCTTGGAGTATGTATGTTTTCAGACGTTGAAACTTGTCAACGACCGAAAGATCACGTACCTTTAAATAATTTGCTATTAATTCCAAGTCTTCTTTGACCCAATCAAAGTCACAAAATGCTATTGCACAATCAGAATGATGATGAGAAATGTTTTGTATGGATGTAATATATTCAGCTTCCATTATATCATCATCAGCCGCCCACAAGAATTGATCTCCAGTTGCTTGAGAGAGAACAAACAAAAAGTTATTAATAGCACCAATATTCTCTGGTTGTCTGATATATTTTATCCGATTATCTTTCTCTATATAAGCATTGACTAATGGCTCTATACGCTGGTCAGGAGAACAATTATCTGAAATAATAATTTCAATGTTTTTATATGTTTGGTGAGTTACACATTCCAACGTCCGCATCAAACCATCAAACCTGTTATAACAAGGGATGCCAATACTTATAAGTGATGTGTTATTCATTTTATTTAATCAGCGTAAGCGAATCTCGTGTCTACCTTTTCCGGTGTGGATCAGATCAAAAGATATTATTTAAGTCAACCGAAGATTGCTTCGTGAGAGTCTTTTGTAACTATGAGTAAAAGAATGAAATCAAAAGTATGGATTTCAAGTTCATTTACGAAATACAAACAAATGATTATTTGCCTCTTCTTCCATGTCGCCTAATGAAAGTAGTAGGCAAACCGGAAAGCCTATTACAATAAATATAAACGCTAAGGGCGCAAGCAGGTAATAGAGGAAATTCCGCTTAGATGAAGGATAAGTAAATCCTTTAAACCTCAGCATTTGGAAGGGCGTGTAGAGAAGACGAGAAGCCATGGTGGACCAAGTGCCTCCAAGTGAATGTAGTTCCACAAGATCTACCCCTGAGCGTTTGCACATTTCAATTGCCCAGAAGCGAGTGAAGTTCTGGTAGTGATACGGCGCGCTGTGCAGATTGCCTGTCTGCGGAAACATATAGATTCCATAGCATCCCTTTTTCAGCACACGCACACTTTCCTCAAAAAGTTGTATTGGCGTGAAAACATGCTCCGCGACTTGAATACAAACAATTGTATCAAATTGTTCATCTGGATAGTCCATGTTGCAACCGTCGCCCTGGCGGATTGTGACTCTTGACGATTCAACCTGCGGCAGATGGCTTTCGTCATACTCCAAAACCGTCCAGTGCTCGAATGGTATTTTCCGCTTAATCGCCGTCAAACAAAAATCCCACCCTCCAATATCCAAAACATGTCCGTTTGCATACTGATGCAGAACTTGAAAAAGCATTTGGTAACGCAGGTCTCGTAGAAAATAGAAGAATGATTTTAGCATGTTTAATTAATTTTGAATGAGCTGTAATAGCGATTCTTTATCCACTTCCAATCTCGGTTTTCGTGCCATACAAGTCAACTTATTGCACCACCAGTGGGTTTCAACTGTCAAGAACTGACCCGTAAATCGACACTGTAACCTTCGAATCGAGCCAGAGCCTAATAATTAAAAGATAGATCATGTAGCCAAGCAAATTGTTGCTAACACCACCCATTCCGAAGTGGGCCACCCATTTGGACGTATCTATAGTCGTACCGATGGTCATCGTCTCACTGGTCGAGCATAGTGAGCAGATGCTGTCGATCGACCTTACCGTTAGCGTTCTTCGGCAACTCAGTCATCACGATGAGCCGCGAAGGCACCATATAGTCTGGTACCAAATCCCCAAGGGCTTTCAGTAGCATCTTATCGTCCCCACCAGAGGTGCAGGCTACGTAGGCCACCAATTTGCCGTAGGCGGCTTGATGACGTTGGTAAACCACTATAGCTTGGTCGACTTGAGGCAATCTAACTAAAGCGTTCTCAATCTCCTCCAGCTCGATGCGATACCCCATGTGCTTGATCTGATTATCCTTGCGACCGATAAAGTTGAGCCTACCGTCGACCTCCCTTACCAAGTCGCCAGTACGGTACATGCGTTTCATGAAGCGGTTGCAATCGGTAATGGTATGGAAGCTCGCTTCTGTACGCTCAAAATCATTGAAATAGCCTGCTGCCACATTGGGTCCGATTAGGCACAACTCACCGGAAACCGCATCTTGATCGTTCTCATCAAGAATGCGGTAATCGAAATTGGGGTTCAGTCTTCCCAAAGTCGGCAAGCCTTCGATATTCTGGAAATCGTCCGGAACGAGCGTGTAGGCACTGCAGATGCAGGTGCATTCGGTGGGACCGTACACATTAACCAGATCGGCCTGCTTGGAAAAGCGATTGAACAGCTTCTTTAATTCGACCTTGGGATAGCCTTCACCACCAAAAACTATCACCCGCAGTGCGGGCAGGGCATCCGCCGTTAAGGCCTTCATCGTGACCAAATAAATCAACAGGGATGGCACCGAAAACCAAATTGTACAGACCATTTTATTGATGAAAGCCACCAACTCATAGGGGCTGGTCATCAACTCTCGGTACACCGGCGTGAGGGATGCACCCGAGAACAGACCGACATAAAAATCGAACACTGAATTATCGAAATACATGGGGCTCAGGTTGGCAAAATTGTCTTGGCTAGAAACACCGAAACGGGACTTCCCCCAATTGATGAAATGCAGTACATTCTGATGAGTCACCGCCACACCTTTGGGTACACCAGTGGATCCGGACGTGAACATGATGTAAGCGATACAGGTTCCATCCACTTCCAATACCGACTGCCGCTGCTGTTCCTCCTCTACGATCGTCGGCAGCATCGCCACATCTAGGAAAAGTTGCTGACAACCGACAGCATCGGCCAGTTCGATCATGGCTTGGACATGATCGGGATCTTCGTGGAATAGGATGCGAGGAGTTGCAGTTTCCAGAATTCGTAAACTCCGCGCCAAAGGCGAAGCCACATCTAGATTGACATAGGCAATGCCCAGTCTGAGTGCAGCCAGCATTAGGGCATAGGATAGTGGCCGCTTGTTGTGGCCAATGGCGATGACATCGCCTCGCAAACATCCGCGTTGGGAAAGCAAGGCGGCCAAGCGCTGACTCCACTCATCCAACTCCGCAAAACTAATGGTTCTGTCCTCATAACGCAGCGCGGCCTTATCACCCTGTCTAGCGACGATTTCTTCAAAACAGGTTCCAAGATTATAATGGTATAAACTCATGGTTTTATTATTACTCCGGCAATTAAATGGATAACAATCAGACGGCTTTGGGATAAGTGACGAATTGATTATCAAAATAAGATGCAACGTGTTTGGTTTTTTTGTTAAGCTTGTGCATATAGGTTTTGAGATTGAATTCGAGTTCTTTTCGATCAGCAGGAAGGGGCATCTGCCTCCCCTTCAAACTACAGTTGAGATATTCACCGGGGTTGCATTCGGGGCTGTAGGATGGCAAGAAGTGTAATTCAATACGATGAGCATTCTGAGCCGACCACTCTTTAACGGGGGAACCATGGTGAAACCGGAGGTTGTCCACAATGAGGAAGACCTTCCTGCTGGCATCCTTTGACAGACGATCCAGAAACCGGATAAACACTTTGCTATTGAGCGTGTCGCGATAAATCAACCACCTCGCCTTGCCTTGATTGGTGACGCTCGAAATCATGTTTGAAGAAAAGCGGTTACCCAGCAATCTGACGATTGGGGGTTTTTCAGCGATTTTCTTTTGAATCTGCTCATCCTGCCCGGGGGTGAGATTCCTGAGGGTTCCCATCTTACGCCCCTGCTTGCGTGGGCAAAGCGAGATTTTTCCAAGTCGTTTCCTGTCCCAGCGCCAAAGGTCAGCCGTTCTGATATTGACTCCAAGAGCTTCTGCCACGACGCGCCGACTCTTGTCTTGTTTATTCATGGCATAAGCCCGCTGCTGGGGCGTTGCCTGTGTTTTTGATCCAATTTTCGAGCATCTTCTTTCATGTAAATCATCAAACAAAATTTATGTCTATATTATATCTATTTAATTGCCAGATTAATAATGATTCATCAATATCAAAAGTGGGAACTGAAGAAAAAAATATTTTCCGCCCGAAGCACTTGGCCATCCACGTTAGACTCGTATACTGTTCACTAACCTGCAAGACAATATTCATTTTTTGATAGTAAAGAAGGGGTATGGTGGCTGCTTCGCAATAAAACCGGAAGTCCGACAAAGAGCCATCGAACCGAAATTATTTGTAAAACAGTCCCACGAAGGCCGAATAGAATCTTGGCAGCAGATTCCAATAAATTTTGTTACTAGAGCCTTACCTATCCCACGCTGCCTATACTCTGGCAATGTAGCAACATCAATTTCTGCGTGTCGATCGGCTAATGCTGCAGCATAGCAAATTCCGAGAACTTTGCTTTTGTCTTTCGCGACTACCGCACGGGAGTGCAGCAAAAAGTCCGAATTGGAACGCCAAAATCGATTGACTACTCCGAATGTCTGTTCCAGAGAAGGAATGTCCTCCTCATGGATTACCGAGACTGGAAAATCAATATCTTCTGAAATTGCTACCGACTCATATCTCTCCCCAAGAACGAAACGTTGGCGTTCAGAACGAAATTCACTCGGGATTTCTGCACTGAGAATTAAAAAGGGCTGTGGCATATATAAGCGAATCTTTTCTATCTCGAAGGCCTTATTGATAAGCAGGTAGTTATTCAGATCAAACTCAAAGCGCGGAACCGATTCCCCGAAGATTTGAGAATAACCAAAACTATGTTGAACGAATACCTGATTGGGTGAATCAGCTCGGTCCCCATAAACCACACCATCCTGTTCGTCTAACAGGACTGACGCAATCAGTGGAAAGAAATACTTCTGTGAGCGATAACGATCAAATAACTGAGGATACTGTATTTTCTCAATAACTGTCATTTTAGATTCTAAGACCCCCGTTGACTGGCAGAATCGTGCCATTGATGAAATCATTTCTTATCACCGCCGCCACCGCTTGGGCGATTTCGTCAGCCTGTCCGAGGCGACGCAGCGGAGTATTAGTCTCGATATGCTTTAGGATCGAACCATGCAGAGCACTGCGAGTGGAGTCGGTATCAATGAAGCCAGGTGCCACCGCATTACAGCGGATGCCCAGGCGAGCCAATTCCTTCGCCCATGTAACTGTCATCGCATTCACCGCCCCTTTAGCTGCGGAATATGCTGTTTGCCCCTCGTTACCACAGGCACTGATGGAGCTGATATTGACGATGACCCCTTTAGTCCGTTGCAGCACCATCTGCTCGACTACGGCGGAAGTCATGATGAAGACCGAGTCAAGATTGACAGTCAGAGAATCACGGAAACGACCGTAATCGTGCATCATAGCCGCAGGATTCAGGATATTGACCAAAGGCTCGCTAAAAATAACCCCTGCATTATTGATGAGAATGTCGATGCGACCGTGCTTTGTCACAATCTCGATGCAAATCTCACGGGCCTTGTCCGGCTGGGTGACATCTAGTTCCCTGCGATCAAAACGCTCTGACAGCTCCTGCAGTGCTTCCCGATCACGATCCACGA
This genomic interval from Verrucomicrobiota bacterium contains the following:
- a CDS encoding class I SAM-dependent methyltransferase; translation: MLKSFFYFLRDLRYQMLFQVLHQYANGHVLDIGGWDFCLTAIKRKIPFEHWTVLEYDESHLPQVESSRVTIRQGDGCNMDYPDEQFDTIVCIQVAEHVFTPIQLFEESVRVLKKGCYGIYMFPQTGNLHSAPYHYQNFTRFWAIEMCKRSGVDLVELHSLGGTWSTMASRLLYTPFQMLRFKGFTYPSSKRNFLYYLLAPLAFIFIVIGFPVCLLLSLGDMEEEANNHLFVFRK
- a CDS encoding FkbM family methyltransferase, whose amino-acid sequence is MIEKIKKLNPFKYSRKSEHATPEAETTAREARKLNITQRRDISKYWSARIRLACECPDNTKIERVADAGSRQGDIQILHNGIKIARHSYHGPHMERLLIKNKGVHEPQEEVIFQEVIKHVHAGSTMLELGCYWAFYSIWFQKSVKNAVNFMVEPEIGSLFAGKTNFYLNGCEGQFINGYIASKTIPKAFDIPTYCVDDLMIKNNIKNLSILHSDIQGAEYEMLLGADQSINARKIDFIFISTHSDHLHSVCIKHLLEKQYDIVAEHTLEESYSWDGLIVAKRKEIIDLSAITISKRKI
- a CDS encoding amino acid adenylation domain-containing protein produces the protein MSLYHYNLGTCFEEIVARQGDKAALRYEDRTISFAELDEWSQRLAALLSQRGCLRGDVIAIGHNKRPLSYALMLAALRLGIAYVNLDVASPLARSLRILETATPRILFHEDPDHVQAMIELADAVGCQQLFLDVAMLPTIVEEEQQRQSVLEVDGTCIAYIMFTSGSTGVPKGVAVTHQNVLHFINWGKSRFGVSSQDNFANLSPMYFDNSVFDFYVGLFSGASLTPVYRELMTSPYELVAFINKMVCTIWFSVPSLLIYLVTMKALTADALPALRVIVFGGEGYPKVELKKLFNRFSKQADLVNVYGPTECTCICSAYTLVPDDFQNIEGLPTLGRLNPNFDYRILDENDQDAVSGELCLIGPNVAAGYFNDFERTEASFHTITDCNRFMKRMYRTGDLVREVDGRLNFIGRKDNQIKHMGYRIELEEIENALVRLPQVDQAIVVYQRHQAAYGKLVAYVACTSGGDDKMLLKALGDLVPDYMVPSRLIVMTELPKNANGKVDRQHLLTMLDQ
- a CDS encoding transposase gives rise to the protein MNKQDKSRRVVAEALGVNIRTADLWRWDRKRLGKISLCPRKQGRKMGTLRNLTPGQDEQIQKKIAEKPPIVRLLGNRFSSNMISSVTNQGKARWLIYRDTLNSKVFIRFLDRLSKDASRKVFLIVDNLRFHHGSPVKEWSAQNAHRIELHFLPSYSPECNPGEYLNCSLKGRQMPLPADRKELEFNLKTYMHKLNKKTKHVASYFDNQFVTYPKAV
- a CDS encoding GNAT family N-acetyltransferase, with the translated sequence MTVIEKIQYPQLFDRYRSQKYFFPLIASVLLDEQDGVVYGDRADSPNQVFVQHSFGYSQIFGESVPRFEFDLNNYLLINKAFEIEKIRLYMPQPFLILSAEIPSEFRSERQRFVLGERYESVAISEDIDFPVSVIHEEDIPSLEQTFGVVNRFWRSNSDFLLHSRAVVAKDKSKVLGICYAAALADRHAEIDVATLPEYRQRGIGKALVTKFIGICCQDSIRPSWDCFTNNFGSMALCRTSGFIAKQPPYPFFTIKK
- a CDS encoding glycosyltransferase family 2 protein, encoding MNNTSLISIGIPCYNRFDGLMRTLECVTHQTYKNIEIIISDNCSPDQRIEPLVNAYIEKDNRIKYIRQPENIGAINNFLFVLSQATGDQFLWAADDDIMEAEYITSIQNISHHHSDCAIAFCDFDWVKEDLELIANYLKVRDLSVVDKFQRLKTYILQEENLGKANPIYGLFNRLALIEAVRKLGNNFNIMGGDMLLVFELLQEGNIYIQKEKLFHKLGSYPSTEPRETPTKIEMYKTFRKNWNDWNAYLSGYIHSINRTSLNSEEKIKLRFLVEGRWKNKMAELYQSEGGRILPSIITKLVHRQNLK
- a CDS encoding SDR family oxidoreductase encodes the protein VDRDREALQELSERFDRRELDVTQPDKAREICIEIVTKHGRIDILINNAGVIFSEPLVNILNPAAMMHDYGRFRDSLTVNLDSVFIMTSAVVEQMVLQRTKGVIVNISSISACGNEGQTAYSAAKGAVNAMTVTWAKELARLGIRCNAVAPGFIDTDSTRSALHGSILKHIETNTPLRRLGQADEIAQAVAAVIRNDFINGTILPVNGGLRI